Proteins encoded within one genomic window of Brassica rapa cultivar Chiifu-401-42 chromosome A09, CAAS_Brap_v3.01, whole genome shotgun sequence:
- the LOC103839897 gene encoding uncharacterized protein LOC103839897 — protein MGDYSIQITPKLINQLAQGNEKPKRKAKRTKPKVSPPQNNADQARTHRDAAEKPKPVAELPTQTPPFFFPIPQQGAANTELESIKSVLTESEKVLEKVERREKNIVGEVTERAKDLREKEFKIPEPKPMPCSSDHEAWKKCYEENVGNPLICSGLVMRFQDCARWSRQQVSSAQK, from the coding sequence ATGGGAGATTACTCGATCCAGATCACGCCGAAGCTGATCAATCAGTTAGCTCAAGGCAACGAAAAACCGAAGAGAAAGGCGAAGAGAACCAAACCCAAAGTCTCACCTCCACAGAACAATGCAGATCAAGCGAGAACACACCGTGATGCAGCAGAGAAACCGAAGCCAGTGGCAGAGTTACCGACCCAGACCCCACCATTCTTCTTCCCAATTCCGCAACAAGGAGCAGCAAACACGGAGCTGGAATCGATCAAATCCGTGTTGACAGAGAGCGAGAAGGTTCTTGAGAAGGTGGAGAGACGAGAAAAGAACATTGTCGGTGAAGTGACAGAGAGGGCTAAAGATTTGAGGGAGAAAGAGTTTAAGATCCCTGAACCGAAACCAATGCCTTGCTCTTCGGATCACGAAGCCTGGAAGAAATGCTACGAGGAGAACGTTGGCAACCCGTTGATATGTAGCGGACTGGTTATGAGATTCCAGGATTGCGCTCGCTGGTCCAGGCAGCAAGTGAGTTCTGCTCAAAAGTAG
- the LOC103839893 gene encoding pectinesterase inhibitor 9, producing the protein MPSKLSLKHSTTHTMEPKLTHLCYCLLLFLPLLSQYTIANPSSSPNPNQSINFIVSSCRTTRYPKLCIKCLAAFASKIHHNENRLARTALAVTLVRVRSTTVYVAKLTRARRIKRREYLAVKDCVENLGDGLGMLVQSMREMKKVGRSGRSRDEFLWRLSNVETWVSAALTDETTCLDGFDGKVMDGVVKSAIRRRVVHVARVTSNALALVNRFAARH; encoded by the coding sequence ATGCCTTCTAAGTTGTCATTGAAACACTCCACAACACACACAatggaaccaaagctgacccaTCTTTGTTATTGCCTTCTACTTTTTCTTCCACTACTCTCTCAATACACCATAGCCAATCCTTCATCATCACCAAACCCTAATCAAAGCATCAACTTCATCGTATCTTCATGCCGCACCACGCGTTACCCTAAGCTCTGCATCAAATGCCTCGCGGCTTTCGCCAGCAAAATCCACCACAACGAAAATCGGTTAGCTCGAACCGCTTTAGCCGTTACTCTAGTCAGGGTTCGGTCCACAACGGTCTATGTAGCTAAGCTGACTAGAGCAAGAAGAATCAAACGCAGAGAGTACTTAGCCGTGAAGGATTGTGTTGAGAATCTTGGAGATGGCTTAGGGATGTTGGTTCAGTCAATGAGGGAAATGAAAAAAGTGGGTCGATCTGGTCGTAGTCGGGACGAGTTCTTGTGGCGGCTAAGTAACGTTGAAACTTGGGTTAGTGCTGCTTTAACCGATGAGACAACGTGTCTTGATGGGTTCGATGGAAAGGTTATGGATGGTGTGGTGAAATCGGCGATTAGAAGAAGAGTTGTTCATGTGGCTCGAGTTACTAGTAATGCCTTGGCTCTTGTAAACCGGTTCGCAGCTCGGCACTAA
- the LOC103839895 gene encoding F-box protein At4g00893, protein MYLPKRGNLFELYDPLQQKMYTLNLPELAKSTVCYSRDGWLLMRKTASNKMFFFNPFTRKLINLPNCELSYDAIDFSCAPTSGTCVLLAFKHARFGITTTSTCHPGATEWITEDLHFTLSFGNDELKHSNVVYAIRRFHCLDGNGSLYNFEPSTRVWRYEMVLLPDCPYISYRFRYEYGRKKKKIFLAVRKGDFFKIITCGGEKPIVYKLDSIQWKEINSTTLEGFTIFTSLYSSEMRVNLPWMRNSVYFPKLRFSCKCCVSYSFGLSA, encoded by the coding sequence ATGTACTTACCTAAACGTGGCAACTTGTTCGAACTCTATGATCCATTGCAGCAGAAGATGTACACACTTAATTTACCAGAGCTAGCGAAATCCACGGTGTGTTACTCAAGAGACGGATGGTTGCTTATGCGCAAAACTGCTTCAAACAAAATGTTCTTCTTCAACCCATTTACTCGTAAGCTCATAAACTTGCCAAACTGTGAGTTATCATATGATGCGATTGATTTCTCCTGTGCGCCTACATCTGGTACTTGCGTGCTATTAGCGTTTAAGCATGCTCGGTTTGGTATCACCACTACGAGCACCTGTCATCCCGGGGCAACAGAGTGGATTACGGAGGATTTACATTTCACTCTTTCTTTTGGCAACGATGAGCTCAAGCACAGCAATGTTGTCTATGCCATACGTCGCTTCCATTGCCTTGATGGTAATGGAAGCTTATATAACTTTGAACCCTCAACTCGTGTGTGGAGGTATGAAATGGTATTACTACCGGATTGTCCTTATATCTCATATAGATTTAGGTACGAGTATGGgcgtaagaagaagaaaattttCTTGGCGGTGCGAAAGGGAGACTTCTTTAAAATAATTACATGCGGAGGTGAGAAACCGATAGTGTATAAACTAGACTCTATACAGTGGAAGGAGATCAATAGTACAACACTCGAGGGCTTTACAATCTTTACGAGTCTTTATTCGTCTGAGATGAGAGTCAATCTCCCATGGATGAGGAATAGTGTTTACTTCCCAAAGCTTCGTTTTAGTTGCAAGTGTTGTGTATCGTATTCGTTTGGATTATCCGCGTAA
- the LOC117127717 gene encoding uncharacterized protein At4g04775-like: MSSSSFTSGNYYRRRRNTERGTPKECWCGAPSDIFTSGSETNPGRLYYCCAKGYHKSHLFKWADECLVEEVEDIKAVINGMNRDISELRVNVARLANGVKTESERKGGECLSESRCLRNVVVCVAGMAILCYYYFSV; encoded by the exons ATGTCTTCCTCATCCTTCACCTCCGGAAATTATTACAGACGACGTAGGAATACGGAAAGAGGAACGCCGAAAGAGTGTTGGTGTGGTGCACCATCTGACATTTTTACATCTGGAAGCGAAACAAATCCAGGAAGATTGTACTATTGCTGTGCAAAAGGATATCATAAG AGTCATTTATTCAAATGGGCGGATGAGTGCTTGGTGGAAGAGGTTGAAGATATTAAGGCAGTGATAAATGGCATGAATAGAGACATCTCGGAGTTGCGAGTTAACGTTGCTCGGTTGGCGAATGGAGTAAAGACAGAATCTGAGAGAAAAGGAGGCGAATGTTTGAGTGAGAGTCGGTGTTTGAGGAATGTGGTTGTTTGTGTGGCTGGAATGGCGATACTTTGCTACTACTACTTCTCTGTTTAG
- the LOC103839894 gene encoding uncharacterized protein LOC103839894: MEDSGAILCQISVYKDMLDQVNLEIEANIQVTREIESDIVKCSEIESSRSVKESDLTRSFLASQYELTGLISVTGDSRNSLKLLDEEIRRLRNEHSEILRRITEKREGFVKMCFEFQREICADEDSELRNLLCEREFLENAVRVLEEKNSDVQNSILAYMEDEMINLLSD, encoded by the exons ATGGAAGATTCAGGAGCGATTCTATGTCAAATCTCCGTTTACAAGGACATGCTTGATCAG GTCAATTTGGAAATCGAGGCGAACATTCAAGTGACGCGAGAGATCGAATCGGATATCGTCAAGTGTTCTGAGATTGAATCGTCTCGCTCCGTCAAGGAATCCGATCTTACTAGATCGTTCCTCGCTTCTCAGTACGAGCTCACCGGCTTGATCTCCGTAACAG GCGATTCAAGAAACTCTCTGAAGCTATTGGATGAGGAGATTCGTCGCCTGAGGAACGAACACTCTGAGATACTCAGAAGGATAACCGAAAAGAG GGAAGGGTTTGTGAAGATGTGCTTTGAGTTTCAGAGGGAGATTTGTGCTGATGAGGATAGTGAATTGAGGAATTTGTTGTGTGAGAGGGAGTTTCTTGAAAATGCAGTTCGAGTGTTAGAGGAGAAGAACTCAGATGTGCAGAACTCGATTTTGGCTTACATGGAGGATGAAATGATCAATCTATTGTCTGATTAG